TCCTGCCGGCGGCAGCGCGAAATCGCAGGCTGCGAAAGCTTCCTGCCGGTGGCAGCACGAAATTGCAGGCTGCGAAAGCTTTCTGCAGTGTGATAAGACAAAAAAGTTTATACCATATCATCGCCTGCCTTGGCAAAGGTGACACGGATGGTTTTATGGAATGGAATGAAGCGCGACACGATGGCTATCACCAGCGTCACGATGAACAGCCACCCCAGAATGTCCTTCAACGCCAGCAGCAGGCTTTGCTGCTGGAGCGTGGCATAAAGCGAAGAAGTCGCCATCTGTGCCGCTTCGGCATAACCGTGTCCTTGCCCTATTCCGCTGCTCAACGATTGGGAGAACCGCGATGCCGCCAGCGGGTCTGCCATCGTCAGGGTTTCCGATAACGAATGCATGTACTTTTGCTGCAGGTGGTAAAGCACGTTGCTGTAAAACGAAGTTGCCATAATCGGTGCCAGCACCGAACGGCTCAGTATCAGGAAAAAAGCATTCGAGAGCAGGAATTTCGGATTCAGGTCCTCTACCGAGAACAAGGCAAATGCGATAATCACAACCAGCATTCCCAGCCCGCGGATAAACACGGGGAAAAACAGCATCTCATACGTGCTTTCCGGCGAAACCGTAAAATACAATATGCCGAAAAACAAGGCAAAGCATGCCATGCCTCCGGCTATGAGGAAGCGGAAACGCCACCGTTGCCACCTGAACCACCAGAAGCAGATGAACGCCCCCAGCACATATCCCGGCAGCATCCATATATATAAAAGGTACGTACGCGCGGAATCCACTTGCAAGATGGAAGTCATATAGTTGGTGAGCAACGTGGTAGACGTGCTGAAAAACATCACCAGCATCATGTAGAGATATCCCACGATGGCTTTGGGCTGATACAAGGGAGCCAGATTGACGAAGGGCTTTTCGGCGTGCGCCTGCAACCAAATGAAAAAGGCAATCAGTATGGGGCCGATAACCAGGTAGGCGCGAATCTTGAAAGAGGCCATCCAGTCGAGCATCTTCCCATAATCCGCCACGTACATCAGCATCAGCACCCCTACAGCCGCCACCAGCATTTCGCGCAGATGCAGTTCTTCGATCGGCAATCCCGTCCTGTCCTTGTCTTGCCGGAAGCAAATGATTACCGTCAGGATGCTCAGCAGCATCAGTGCCATTTCGAAATAATACATATACTTCCAGTCGTAATGGTATGCCAGTTCTGCCGTAAGCACCATCGAAAGCTGTCCGAACCCGAATACCAGCGGATAGAAATACGAGTAAAACTCGCTGCGTACATCCTTCGGGCTGAAGATGAATTTCACGATACGGATGAACCACAACATCATGAACCCCTTCAGGAAGCCGATGACAAAGCTTGCCACAATCAGGATGTCCGCATTCTGTGAGCGGGCGCAAATCCAGCTCAGAAAGAACTGCAGGACAAGGTCGGCAAGCAGCAAAGGCTTCGCCGGAAAGGCAGAAAGCACTTTCGGTACAATGGGATAGCCGATTGCCATCCCTGCCGATGCGGCGTAATAAGCCATCGTGATGTCCTCGGTATTCGTGCCCAGCGTATTCGACACCTCGAGCATGCTGCCCGTATAAGCGCCGTTGACCATCAATACCGGCAATATTACGATGAAAAGAGCAGCCACCGCCAGCCAGTCGGGCACCCACCTCCGCACGGGAAGTCCCAAACTCCTTACATCCATCATTTCCGCAAAGCCTCCGTCTCTACCATCATTCCGGCACGCAGATGCCGCATGTCGTCATCCGACGCGTCTTTCAAGTCGATGCGCACCGGAATGCGTTGCTGCACTTTTACGAAGTTTCCTGCCGAATTATCGGTCGGCACCAGCGAATACTTCGAGCCGGTGGCTTCCGATATGGCCGTCACCTCTCCCCGGAACACCCTGCCCGGCAAGGCATCTACCTTGATGCGTACGGGCTGTCCGATGTAAATATGCATAATCTGAGTCTCCTTGTAGTTGGCGGTCACCCACTTGTCATCCCCTCTTACCAGATACGAAATGGTCTGTCCCGCCTGCACATATTGCCCCGGTTCCAATGTGCGCCTGCCCATATACCCGTCGTAGGGGGCTATCAGTATCGTGTACGACAGGTTCAGCCTTGCCAGGTCGAGGTCTGCCTCCATGCGCAGGATGGTGGCCTCGGCGCTTACGGTCCGCTTGCTGGTTTCGGTATATTGCGACTGGGCGGCACGTTTTTGCTCCAGCAAAGCCTGATAGCGTGCTTGGGCTGCCTCGTACGATGCCTTTGCCTGCTCGAACTGCTGCTGGGGGATGGATTCTTCTTTCAATAACCGCTGGAAACGGTGATAGTCTTGTTCCAGTTGCCACAAGCGTGCCTTTGCCTCGGCAATGTTGGCGTCTTGCACCGCAATGTTGGCGTGCGAGGTTTCAATGCCCGAATGCAGGACATCTTGTGCTCCCCGTGCATCCAGCAAAGCCGCTTCGGCCTCTTTTACCCGAATCAAGTATTCGCTATTGTCCAGTACCAGCAACGTATCACCTTTGTGCACATATTGGTGTTCTCTGAAACGCACTTCCTTGATATAGCCCGATGCCCGGACATTCAACGGAGCCACATACTGGTCGATAAAGGCATCGTTGGTTACCTCATAATTGAAATAACGCCAAAAATAAGTGGCGGTCCACCATAGTCCGGAACCGGCAAGGACGATGCACACCACGTTCAATATCCGGTTCCGCATACGTAATTTCCTCAGTCTTTCTCGTTTTATTCTTAGTTCTCCCATGATTCTTCGTTTTATTTCACAATCTTCCGCAGGCTCTTTCCAGTTGAAAATAAGTATAGATGACCTGCGTGCGTGCCGATGTAAGTTGCAGTTCCGCGTTCAACCTCACCGCATTGGCATCCAGCAAGTCGGTCAGTATCGCCAGCTGGTTCAGATACCGGTTCTGCATAATGCGATAGTTCTCTTCCGCCTGGTGCACGGAAAGCTTCAAGGCATCTACCTGGCGCAAAGCCTCCCGGTGGCGGAGAAATGCCGTGCGTACCGTTACGCGCACCTGTTGCTTTTTCTGTTCTTCGGCATTCAGGTTCATCTGCACGGCAAACTTGCTTTCCTTCACCCGGTGATTGTTCTTATACAATGACGAGAGGGGATAAGAGACTGACAATCCGAAATTCCACGCATTGTTATACATGTCCGCCATTGTGCGTGACACGGGGCGTGCCAACGTATTCGAGGCATAAAGCGAAATGCTGGGCAAAGCTTCGGCCTTGGTCAGGCGGACCTCGTTTTTGGCTATTTCGGTCTGCTTGCGCAACAATTGCATGGCAGGGTCGTTCAGGTACGCCTCTTCTACGTAAGCGTCATACTCCTGCAATGCCACCGAACGCCGGAGCAAGGACGTATCGGGCAAAAGCATGCGGCTCTCGTCCAGTCCCAGCAAGATGTCGAGCTGTTGCGAAACCAGCGCCAGGCTGTTCTCGGTTTCGGTCAGCGACAGGCGGTCGTTCGTGAGCTGCATTTCACTGCGCAACACGTCGTTGTTCGTAATCAGGCCTTCCTTCTTCATCTGGCGGATATCTTTCAACCGAAGCTCTGATTCCTCGATGTTCCGCATCAGTACCTCGCGCTGCTTGTACAGGCTGAACAGGCTCATATACTGTTCCAGCAGTTCAAGCTTCACGTCGGCACGGTCGGAGGCGGAACGAAGTGCGGCGGCATGGGTCTGCAGGTCTGCCCTCCGGATGGCGTAGCGGATTCTTCCGCCTTCGTAAAGCGGCTGGGTAAAATCTATCGCATAGTTCTGCGACCAGTCGGGCGTGTCGGGACGCACGGCATCCGACAAACCGCGCTGGAACACCACTGGCTGCCCTACGACACCCCCGCGCAAGCCTATCTGCAAATTGGGCAGGCGCGAAGTGCGGGCGGTCTTGCCACGTTCGTATGCCATAGCCTCGTCCAAGGCATCTGCCTGAAGGCGCAAGC
The Phocaeicola salanitronis DSM 18170 genome window above contains:
- a CDS encoding MFS transporter, which encodes MMDVRSLGLPVRRWVPDWLAVAALFIVILPVLMVNGAYTGSMLEVSNTLGTNTEDITMAYYAASAGMAIGYPIVPKVLSAFPAKPLLLADLVLQFFLSWICARSQNADILIVASFVIGFLKGFMMLWFIRIVKFIFSPKDVRSEFYSYFYPLVFGFGQLSMVLTAELAYHYDWKYMYYFEMALMLLSILTVIICFRQDKDRTGLPIEELHLREMLVAAVGVLMLMYVADYGKMLDWMASFKIRAYLVIGPILIAFFIWLQAHAEKPFVNLAPLYQPKAIVGYLYMMLVMFFSTSTTLLTNYMTSILQVDSARTYLLYIWMLPGYVLGAFICFWWFRWQRWRFRFLIAGGMACFALFFGILYFTVSPESTYEMLFFPVFIRGLGMLVVIIAFALFSVEDLNPKFLLSNAFFLILSRSVLAPIMATSFYSNVLYHLQQKYMHSLSETLTMADPLAASRFSQSLSSGIGQGHGYAEAAQMATSSLYATLQQQSLLLALKDILGWLFIVTLVIAIVSRFIPFHKTIRVTFAKAGDDMV
- a CDS encoding HlyD family secretion protein, translating into MGELRIKRERLRKLRMRNRILNVVCIVLAGSGLWWTATYFWRYFNYEVTNDAFIDQYVAPLNVRASGYIKEVRFREHQYVHKGDTLLVLDNSEYLIRVKEAEAALLDARGAQDVLHSGIETSHANIAVQDANIAEAKARLWQLEQDYHRFQRLLKEESIPQQQFEQAKASYEAAQARYQALLEQKRAAQSQYTETSKRTVSAEATILRMEADLDLARLNLSYTILIAPYDGYMGRRTLEPGQYVQAGQTISYLVRGDDKWVTANYKETQIMHIYIGQPVRIKVDALPGRVFRGEVTAISEATGSKYSLVPTDNSAGNFVKVQQRIPVRIDLKDASDDDMRHLRAGMMVETEALRK
- a CDS encoding TolC family protein is translated as MCWKKFSLLLWGVCALAFIDVQAAEKEEIKEDQPADSLFLTVDELFRLGVENSLRLQADALDEAMAYERGKTARTSRLPNLQIGLRGGVVGQPVVFQRGLSDAVRPDTPDWSQNYAIDFTQPLYEGGRIRYAIRRADLQTHAAALRSASDRADVKLELLEQYMSLFSLYKQREVLMRNIEESELRLKDIRQMKKEGLITNNDVLRSEMQLTNDRLSLTETENSLALVSQQLDILLGLDESRMLLPDTSLLRRSVALQEYDAYVEEAYLNDPAMQLLRKQTEIAKNEVRLTKAEALPSISLYASNTLARPVSRTMADMYNNAWNFGLSVSYPLSSLYKNNHRVKESKFAVQMNLNAEEQKKQQVRVTVRTAFLRHREALRQVDALKLSVHQAEENYRIMQNRYLNQLAILTDLLDANAVRLNAELQLTSARTQVIYTYFQLERACGRL